The following coding sequences are from one Shewanella violacea DSS12 window:
- a CDS encoding lipoprotein-releasing ABC transporter permease subunit, producing the protein MNLALSSHIGFRYWRARKANGFASFITFFAVSGILLGVAALIIVSSVMNGLEGQLKQRILGAVPQLTVHSQAPIEQWQSKIAELTKLPGVIGVTPSISNQAMIQSSSNISAIGVYGIYPDFEHNLLASMEHSFNGSFEQLEAGKYRIVLGSLLARRLGVSPGDKVRLLSGEGVIYSPLGPVPSQRKFVVAGVFEMGSQVDANLAYIHYEDAQRLMRQKPGQVKNLRFYLDDPFNAANLSSDVIAEFSKDGLEVTTSDWRDSYGHLFGAVKMEKNMMSLMLSLIIAVAAFNIVSALVMMVVDKTADVAVLKTQGLMTSDVMGIFMIQGSLNAIIGLVCGLLVGIAITLNLNIILNTFGISVLGAGQSLPVQLEWSQMSLIVLGTLLISFFATVYPAMRAAGVQPANALRHE; encoded by the coding sequence ATGAATCTTGCGTTATCTTCACATATAGGTTTTCGTTATTGGCGTGCGAGAAAAGCCAATGGCTTCGCCTCTTTCATCACTTTTTTTGCTGTTTCTGGCATCTTACTCGGCGTGGCGGCGCTGATCATAGTCAGCTCTGTAATGAATGGACTAGAAGGTCAGTTAAAACAACGGATATTGGGCGCTGTGCCTCAGTTGACTGTGCATTCCCAAGCGCCAATAGAACAGTGGCAGAGTAAGATTGCCGAACTCACTAAGCTCCCAGGTGTTATTGGCGTCACTCCTAGCATCTCCAATCAGGCCATGATCCAGTCCAGCAGCAATATAAGTGCGATTGGGGTCTATGGCATCTATCCGGATTTTGAACATAATCTTTTAGCCAGCATGGAGCACAGCTTTAACGGTAGCTTCGAACAGCTCGAAGCGGGTAAATATCGCATCGTTTTAGGCTCACTACTTGCGAGGCGTCTGGGGGTTTCACCCGGCGATAAGGTCAGACTATTGAGCGGCGAAGGTGTGATTTATTCTCCCTTAGGTCCGGTACCGAGTCAGAGAAAATTTGTGGTTGCCGGTGTATTTGAAATGGGTTCCCAAGTCGATGCTAATCTGGCTTATATTCATTATGAAGATGCTCAGAGACTGATGCGGCAAAAGCCTGGCCAAGTAAAAAATCTGAGATTTTATCTTGATGATCCCTTTAACGCCGCCAATTTGAGTTCTGATGTGATAGCCGAGTTTAGTAAAGACGGTCTAGAGGTCACCACCTCTGATTGGCGTGACTCTTATGGTCATCTTTTCGGCGCGGTGAAGATGGAGAAGAATATGATGTCTCTTATGCTCAGTCTCATCATTGCAGTAGCTGCATTTAATATCGTATCGGCACTGGTGATGATGGTGGTCGATAAAACTGCCGATGTTGCTGTGCTCAAGACTCAGGGTCTGATGACATCCGATGTGATGGGGATATTTATGATCCAAGGCTCCCTCAATGCCATCATAGGACTCGTCTGCGGTCTGCTCGTTGGCATAGCAATCACATTGAACCTCAACATCATACTCAATACGTTTGGCATCTCGGTTCTTGGTGCGGGCCAGTCACTGCCAGTACAACTGGAATGGAGCCAGATGAGTCTGATTGTCTTAGGCACCTTGCTCATCTCATTTTTTGCTACGGTTTACCCGGCGATGAGAGCCGCTGGGGTGCAGCCAGCCAATGCACTTAGGCATGAGTAA